Genomic segment of Schistocerca gregaria isolate iqSchGreg1 unplaced genomic scaffold, iqSchGreg1.2 ptg001160l, whole genome shotgun sequence:
GCGAGCCTCTCaatgaaggcaaaaaaaaaaaatcttcaggaaATCTAATTCACGCAAACACTCTTCCTCCAGATAAACTTCCAACTTCGTCCGTATTTTCACCCGCTCCCACTTCCCTGTTCAGAAGTTCCGTATTCGCGTGCTAATCACCCGTCGAATTTCCTCTACTTCAAGCTACGAACCTTGTCAGAAGCAACCCGTCCATATGTCTATGTCCCCCCGCATACAATCTCTCTTGACCCCCTACATTGTATGTATACGCATATATGCGCGTATGACGCACAAAAACACGACATACACGCTTTTTTTTTAGCCCCACACGCGCAAGCGTAGAGATGAGCCTTTTTTTTATGCCTCACATTGAATCACTGTACTGCTCAAAAAACTTACTTTTTATCCCCGAAGCTGCATCACTTCAGACCGTCACCCTTCTCTCTTCGCTTACATGCACCACTGCCTCCCGTCGGCCGCACAACAGCTCTTTGCCGATTCTATCGAACGCCAAAAACACGAAGCTTAAATTCGTTCTGCAATCATTCACCGCTCAGACATCCGAATCTCGAGCCGACTGCTCACGTTCTTGACTCTTCCCAACCTATCTCACCACACACTGCCTGGGAGATCGTCAATTTAATCGAAAAAGAGAAGCACGCGAGCGCCGCCGCTCTATTTAGTGCAACATTCAAAAACACCAGCCAAAGCACTCCTCCCTCTGGAACATCTCAACACGACATCAAATTATGCCAATCGGACTCAAAACACCCCTACTCAAACCTCATATCCTCTCTACTCAAGACCTCGAAAAACCTTAGACGACCCTCGCTAGCATACAATGTCTACCTCTTCATAAAATGCTTTCGGCAAATTGACATATCACATGTCAACAACGTCATCTCCGTCCTTTCAGAATTGGGCAAAAAAGAATTGTTAGAGCAAGTCTGGAACGATTTGTTGAAATTTGAACTCAGCGGCGCGTCAGATGTGAAACCAAACATTGACACCTTCGCCATGATGATGAAATTTTACGGCACCCAAAAGGAACAAGCCAAATGTCGCGAAGTTTGGAAACTGCTTCTCTCCAAGGAGACTATCCAACCTACTGCCCAGTGCTACGTAATTGCCCTGGCGTCCTTAGCCATCAAAGACTCAGAACTGTATAACGTCCTGAAAAAATTCGTACTAGATTACGAACAAAATATGGCTCACCTCCCAAAAAACACACCTGTCGAAATTGTCAGACAAGAAACGTGCCACCTTTTGCTACAAAATACAACCTTCAACGAGATTCTAAAGAGAGTCTCCCCCAGCATGATGCCGAAATTTTTAACTCTGTTGAAAACCGCAAGATCTTACCTAGACCTGCTGCCTTCAGACTATGCTATCGCGCTGTCTTGCTACGTCAATTGTAACAGAATTCAAGAGGCCATAGAAATAGAACAGGAAATGTTATCAAAAAATATACATCATAACGAAAAAACTCTCACTACCATGCTCATTGCATACATAAAGGCCGGTAACGTCGAAGCACAAAAAAAAATCCTTTCCAAACTCTTTGCAAACGAGGAGCTCAATATGTTCTCTGCGACCACTCTGATCAAATCGCTCGTAGAACAAGGATACGCGAAAGAGGcaatcaacatttttaaaaatctggaAAAAACAGAAATTCCTTTAGACATTATGGCCTACAGCATAGTCATGAACGCCGCAGCTAGAATCCCGGACATCCAATTGGTCAAAGACCTTCTTTCGTCTGCTAAAAAAAGAGGAGTGGAGATGGATATGTCGTCTTTTTACTGCCTTCAACTCGCCTATACTATGAACAAAGACCTCGAAGGAGTTCGATCGACGATGCAGCAAATACGAGACGAGCTAAAAACTGAACCAGAAGATAGGTCCTGGAGGAGCTATCTGAGCCTAATGATCGAGAAAAGATGCTGTTCTTCTGAAATATTGGAAACCCTCAACAAAATGTTAGAACAGAACATTTTGCCAGGAAAGGCTAATATCGCATCCGCTTTGGAGCTTCTGAAAAAACGAGGCGATAGTGCCGCATACAAAATCATCCTTGAGATGGCCAAAAATAAGTGCTTTGGAGTGGAAGTAGCAGACATGCTGCGGATAAAGGAACAAAAGGCTTTGCCCATGGATTTACTGTTAAACACAAAAAGTGACCAAATCGAGAAGAGTCGTTAAAATTTTGTCAATTCTACATCTTTTGAGAAATAGTTCTTCAAGCCGGGTATGTATATATTATAGTGATCTTTTGAGGCGCGCGGCGCTACAAGTTTACAAAAAATAAACGCTGGTACGCtaaatgtattatatatatatgaaagagtTGAAATTGTCTTGAGACCTCTTGCCATTGCTAAATCCAAGACGTTAACGCAGACATCGCGTTGCAAAAATAATGCGGCATTGCTTCCTTCTCATTTCAATGGAAAAATCTCGATAGAATATTCAGCTGCCTTATCACGCGTTACGAGATCTAGATCAAAGTAGTAGACCAGGCTATTTCTCAATTTTTGCATATTGTCTAGAAGTTCTATCGTCTTTGAAAGTGCTGAATTGATGCTTTTTAGAATTCTTGCGCAGTCAGAGACCAAAATAAATTCGCTGAACCTCGCATCGATCAGCATGCTCACCCATGTCGTAATACTTGCTAAACTGggtactgaaaaatacatattttctctATCTGGACCAGTACGCGATAAAATTGATGCGCTGAGTCGGTGTTCCAAACAAGATGAAGCATATTTCAAAATTTCCATGGCCTCTTTCAGGTCGAGCGTACGGATATAGGACTGCATGAGGATGACATTGATTGGCACTTTGATGATAGCGTTCAAAAATATTTGGATCGGAGTTTGATCGAAACCCTGATGGTCTTCGGAATCGGCAGCGTTATCGAACTCCTGCCGACTGACAGTCGTTTTAGATTCTTTGGTGGATAGAGAAAGTATGTCAGTGGTTGTTGAAAGGTGCAGCGATTCTGACTGGTTTTTGTACTCATTAAAGAAAGCCTGAAGAGAAGTCGGCTCGACTTCTCGAAAGAGCCATTTGATTATGGAGATCAAATCGAGTTCAGAGATGTCAGGTATATTCGCAAGAGCAGCAAATAGAAGGTCGAATTGGCGACTGGCCATGATTTTTTTCAACAAGTTGGGTACCAATCGGCAGGTTAGCCGTTTGCTTTCTATGAGCTGCTTTAACGGGGCATATAGAAAATCTTCGTTCAAACAACGCTGAGTAACTTTAgataagaaaaattcagaaaaatttagCTTCATATGACGAAGTTGATCTAGTTggttttgatttctttctttggtgGCTTTCAGGTAATAAATTTCTTGCAGCGTGGCATGTTTGCCCAACTCGAAATACCCGAGGTCTTCAATGTAAATAGCGGCCTCTTCTGCGAAAGAAGCAAGGTTGAGGAATTTGTCGAATGATGGAAAAACAATCGGCAATGACTTCGAGAGGTTGGCTTGCATGAGTTGATCTGTTTTGGCAACGTATCCTTCAAAAACGTACATAAATGACTGCAAATCCGGCGTTTTGGTCCTGTTGACCAATTTGTCAAGCACCTGAGACGCTTCACAAAGCGCTTCACCGCATGCCCTATTAAACCCCTCTCGACCTACCAACACAAATTTGGCTTTTGTATTTTCATAGCTGTAGTCGATATTAGATGCGAAGTCGTACAACAGAATATTCTTTTCATCTTCGTCGTTCTGTCTGATAAAGCTTTGAGTTAGGTCGTACTTGCCAAGAGACTGCGCTAAAGAAGAGGTTGTCGTGAAAATTTGACAAATGACAATGTGATGAGATAAACCAATCAACAAAATGTCACTGCCTTgatctacaagaacttgagtaacGTTTGACAGTTTCCCATCAACTCGACTTTCTGACTGAAGCCCAGACTTCTGAATGGCTTTGCATACGCCACTACCGTCTTCGAACGAGATGCGCTTTGAATGGACAGGAGATATGTCCAGATGATTATTGAGCTCAACAAACGCGTGTACTGTGCCAAAATTTTGGTCCCACACCATGACACAAAAGCTGTTCCTTGAACTGCTGTCTTCATCTCCATCGGTACGAGCGACCGCCGGCCCGACAAACACAGTTAGACCTTCCTTCAAAATGCCAGATTTTATATTGTTGTCACTTGCTTCAGATGATGGAGCGGCGGGAACTCGAGTGTTTGGCGTCACTTTTCCATCCGAACAGTCATTCGGTTGATTACATGTGCCAGTAAAAGAGGAAGCACAAGATGTTGGAGACCCAAAAATGTTAAGAGAATAAGACCTTGATCTAACCAAAGAAAAAGATTCGTACAAATTCTTCAGCGAATAAAATTCTAGCCAGCCATCCTCCCATAAAGCCGTTAAATATAGACTGTCAGTATCAAAAGCCATAGTTGTAATTGTCTTGCCATTTCGAGCTTCTAGTGGATGTTCCGCACTGAATTGTAGTGTTTGGGAATTCAGTGCGTACCGGACAACATGAAGTATGTACTGGCCCTTGACAGAAGCTACAGTCGTTGCAAGGAAGAGAAGTATGTATCTGTCCACGATTTTGACCGctacacaacaaacaatttctttcttttcagaTTCAAGATGAATTATGTGCTTCAAAGCCATAGATCGATCGCCTATGGCGACCGCGCCGCTCAGAAAAACAACTATATAATCCTGTTTCAATTGCGGGTGCACCAAAATAGAAAAGATGTCGCCTTCTTTGAAAGTTTTTCTCTTCACCTTTTTGAGTTCGGTATTTAATTCTTCCCATCGAATTAAATACCGACCATCTTGAACGGCCAACAAATCTCGGGAAAATGGATGTTGAACTGCATGATGCGTAAAATAGCTAGATGGACCAAAAAGCCAACTGTTAACACACTTCCTATCATGAATCTGTTCGAAATTCGAGGTCAATCAAGATTTAGGCCAAAGTACGAAATTTTATAAGGCGAGGCGTCAATTGTCCAAATCATTACGTCGTCCGTCTATGCATGACGCCACAAAGGTAAAAAAGACGAAACCCTTTGTAAACGTAcgttatacatatacactccttgaGACTGGACAGTCACAAGTACATGCTCATTCGTCAAGAAAAAGCTCCCGACAATCTCCCGGTCATTGGTGTTCAACAAAACATAGCTTTCCAATTCCATAACGAAACTCGTTTATGATAGTGGAAACTTCTATGAAGATCGCCAGAGACGCTTTTAAGACACCGCCGCAGAGTCAATCTGTTAAGGTAAAATGGATGTGTGAATTTTTTTGCATTCTCTAAACCAAAACATATTGAAATATATCCATAAAATGCTTGTGTACATGCATGTATGTACGCCCGACCTCATTTCTCTTATGCAGGActctaaatattttttttgtacCTATAAAGTCAGTTTGTTTAGCTTATTCTCCCCATATAGAGGAGATACCCTACGAGGACATGACTCTTGTGGATGAGTCAACATTCATCGTGAGCTTGAAAAGACTTTTCGATCATTGTATAGAATCAGGTTCCGTATACATTTCGTTCAAAAAAGGTATTACTATGTATTACtatgttgtaaacttttttttttacagccaAAAAGTCTGACTTTCAGGTTTTCAACTTGGACCTCTCTATATAGTTCCAGTTGGAACTGTGATCCATCAACAAAAAACTCGACTGACTGAAAATATGTGCTTGATACGTGCAACTGATGGTGCAAGCGGgcgcaaaaaaataaaat
This window contains:
- the LOC126329073 gene encoding uncharacterized protein LOC126329073, encoding MSMSPRIQSLLTPYILHHFRPSPFSLRLHAPLPPVGRTTALCRFYRTPKTRSLNSFCNHSPLRHPNLEPTAHVLDSSQPISPHTAWEIVNLIEKEKHASAAALFSATFKNTSQSTPPSGTSQHDIKLCQSDSKHPYSNLISSLLKTSKNLRRPSLAYNVYLFIKCFRQIDISHVNNVISVLSELGKKELLEQVWNDLLKFELSGASDVKPNIDTFAMMMKFYGTQKEQAKCREVWKLLLSKETIQPTAQCYVIALASLAIKDSELYNVLKKFVLDYEQNMAHLPKNTPVEIVRQETCHLLLQNTTFNEILKRVSPSMMPKFLTLLKTARSYLDLLPSDYAIALSCYVNCNRIQEAIEIEQEMLSKNIHHNEKTLTTMLIAYIKAGNVEAQKKILSKLFANEELNMFSATTLIKSLVEQGYAKEAINIFKNLEKTEIPLDIMAYSIVMNAAARIPDIQLVKDLLSSAKKRGVEMDMSSFYCLQLAYTMNKDLEGVRSTMQQIRDELKTEPEDRSWRSYLSLMIEKRCCSSEILETLNKMLEQNILPGKANIASALELLKKRGDSAAYKIILEMAKNKCFGVEVADMLRIKEQKALPMDLLLNTKSDQIEKSR